TGAAGGCGGGCACACAATTGCTGCATTTATTTTTGAAGGCGAAAGTGGATCGTCTGGATGTTTACACTATCCAAAAGGATATTTAAAAGGAATCAAAGCCTTGTGTGAAAAATATGAAATTCTATTTATTGCTGACGAAGTAATGAGTGGTTTTGGAAGAACTGGAAAATGGTTTGGATTTGAGCATAGCGATATCATTCCAGATATGATATGTATGGCCAAAGGACTAACTTCTTCTTATTTGCCCTTAGGTTGCTTGATGGTATCGGACAAAATTGCTTCGAAATTTGATGATTCGCCTTTATGGTTAGGATTAACGTATAACTCTCATCCAGTAGCTCTGGCTGCAGCATTAGCAGTAATCAATATTTACGAAAGTGATAATTTGATTGCAAATACGAATAAAATGGGTGCTTACATGGAAAAACGAATAAATGAAATGCGAGCCAAACATCCATCTATAGGAGATTTTAGAAATAAAGGATTATTAGGCTGTCTTGATGTCGTTAAAAGCAAAAAACCATACCAACTTATGGCGCCTTTCAATGCTAATGCTGCAGAAATGGAAGTCATGAATAAAGTAGGTGCAAAATTAAGAGAATTAGGCTTATACACTTTTGTTCGTTGGGGATATATTTTCATTGCCCCGCCTTTAATGATTAATGAATCTCAAATAGATGAAGGACTTGCTATTATTTCTGAAGCTTTATCAATTGCAGATGAATATATTACAGATTAAATTTGTAAAATACTATCATAAAAAAAAGAGTCTATTATTTATAGACTCTTTTTTTTATGATAGTATTTAAACTATTTTAGGTAAAGATTTTTTCTAATAATTTAAAGATTTTTTCTTTGTCCAATGGTTTTGTAATATAATCTGTAAAACCTGCCTGTAACATTTCTTCTTTATCCTCTAATGAAGAGTGTGCTGTTTGCGCAATTATAGGAAGATTTGGCAAGAATTCTTTAATTTTTTTAAGCGCTTCATAGCCATTTAATACTGGCATTTTAATATCCATAAAAACTAAATCAACACCAGAATTAGCCTTGCAAATATCTACGGCTTCTTGACCATTTATAGCCCTTAAAACAACATATTTTTTTAATTCCAAAATCTTTTTCAACAACAAAAAATTAATATTATCATCTTCTGCAACTAATATGGTTTGGTTACCAGAATTACTAGGAACAACATCTATCGTACTAATTAACGGAGTTTTCTTCTCACTTAAATCGTATTGCAAAGGAATTTCGAACACAAAAGTTGAACCAACTCCTATAGCTGAATTTACTGTTATTCTACCTCCTAACATTTCAACATAAGCCTTTGTAATAGATAAACCAAGCCCTAGTCCGCTTGATTCAACTGAATAATCATCTTCGAGTCTACGGAATCTGTCAAAAATTATTTTTAAGTTATTCTCATTAATTCCTAAACCTGAATCAGTTACTTTAAATTCTAAAACTCCCCGCATTTTATTTACTGTATAACCAAAAGAAACACTCCCTTTTTCAGTAAATTTTATAGCATTTGTAATTAAATTAATCAAAATCTGTTTCAATTTTACCTCATCCGTCAAAATATTTCCTGAAATATTTTCAGGATTTTCTTCAACATAAAACTGTATTTGTTTGTCTTTAGGGATTGTAACCTTTATAGAATCATACAAATCATGAATACAAGCTTCAATGTCAACTGCCTTATAATTTGGCAGAATTTGTCTTGCATCAATTTTAGACATCTCGATAAGATCTTCAATAATTGAAACTAAATTGACACCACTATTTTTTATAATTTTTAAATATTCTAGTCTTTCTTTTTCTTCAATATCAGCATCATGAAGCAAATCACTAAATCCAATAATGGCATTCATTGGTGTTCTGATTTCATGTGATAAATTAGCTAAAAAAGAAGATTTTAATTTGTCATTCTCTTCTGCTTTTCGCTTAGACAATTCTAACTGTTTTTGTTGGTTGTCATTCTCTTCAAAGAGATTTGCAATATTGGTAAACTCACCTCGAGCTTTTCTTAATTTATGTATTGCATGGGTATTCCCTGTTTCTAAAATATCTTTAATTAAATTCAAAGGATTGTAAACCCATTTTTTAGTATAATACAAATAAATGAGAATGTTAATTATTGAGGCAAAAACAATAATAAAAAGAATGTCTTTTGAATTTCTATAATTCAAATTAAAAGATCTTTGAAAAAGTATTTTACTAACACTTTTATTTTCCCAATCCTTTAAATCTAAAGTCACATCAACAAAGTTGTCCGTAGTTTTAGCCAAATGTTGCTCATCAACAAAGCCTACAGAAGAACTACTTATAGCGCCTAAATTTTCAAAAAACTTTTTGTTTAGAAGTCTGGCCATAAAAAAATAACCAGATGGCTTGAACTTATTTTTTAGAGGGTCATTTGAAGGGTGAATTGTTGCACCAAAAACCTCAACAATTCCATCTGGAACTTTCAAATAAAATTTTGTAAGCTTCGATTTATAAAGTCCTGGTAGTAGTTTTCTAGGTATGAAATCAGATGTTTTAATATTAGAAGTTGTTGACTCTCCTATTAATTCTCCTTTTAAATCATAAATTCCAATATAATCAACCTCATAAGAATCAATTTGACTAAAACTGAATTTATCATACCAATTTTTATCTTTTGTTTTAGTAAAATCTACTAACTCATCCCAAAAGGAAACGTCAACAATTCTTGCAGTATGCGCTTGTGAATTAAGTTCAAATAACGACTGTACCTCTTTATTGTACTGATTGAAAGTAGTTTTATAAAATTGCTTTTCTTCTTGAATAGTATAAAAATAAAGAGAAAGATAAAGTAAAAAAAACAACAAATTAGTTGAAATAATCAACAAAAGTATTTTAAAGTAAGTATTTAAACTGGTGACTCTCTTCATGAAGCAATAATGAAATATAAAAAAACCAATTGAATTTATTTTATAAGTATATAACTTAGCGCAAGTTAACCATTTTAACAAAAATAATACTCTTTACCCCCAAAAAACTATACACCCTAGTTGAAAATTTATAATTATAACAAATGAATCAATAATTTATAAGATACAATTGTATAAAATAAGAAAGATAGTTAGTCAATAAAATTATCATTTTATTCTAACACTTTTTCAATTGCTATTAATTCCTCTTTCGAGAAATCTAAATTCTTTAAACTATCAATATTATTGTTTAATTGACCAACGGAACTCGCTCCAATCAAAACCGAAGTAATTCTATTGTCTTTTAACAACCAAGACAAAGCCATTTGAGCCAAAGACTGATTTCTTTGTTGCGCAATAGCATTAAGCTGACTAATTTTATGAATTCTTTCCTCTGAAACTTCATTCGTTTTCAAATGCCCATTGGGGTTTGAAGCTCTTGAATTTTGAGGAATTCCTTTCAAGTATTTATCGGTCAGAAGCCCTTGTGCCAAGGGTGAAAAAGCAATACAGCCTACTCCTTTTTCTTCGAGAACATCTAATAATCCTGCTTCAGGCTGACGAACAAACATGGAATATTTCACTTGATGAATCAAACAAGGTGTTCCTAATCGTTTCAGAATTTCAGTGGCCTCCTTAGTTTGTTCTGCGTTGTAGTTCGAAATTCCAGCATACAAAGCTTTTCCACTTCGTACAGCATAATCAAGTGCCATCATTGTTTCTTCCATCGGAGTTTCTGGATCTGGACGATGGGAATAAAAAATATCCACATATTCAAGACTCATTCGCTTTAAACTTTGGTCTAAACTAGACAACAAGTATTTTCGAGAACCCCAATCCCCGTAAGGGCCGTCCCACATTGTATAGCCGGCTTTAGTAGTTATTACAATTTCATCACGCAAATTTCCTTGAAAATTATTTTTTAGAATTTTACCAAAATTACTTTCCGCAGAACCTGGAATTGGGCCGTAATTATTAGCCAAATCAAAATGTGTGATTCCCTTATCAAAGGCTGTTTTGGCTATACTTTCTGCATTTTCAAAATTATCTACTGAGCCGAAATTATGCCATAAACCCAATGCTATTTGAGGCAATAACAAACCACTTTTTCCACATCTGTTGTATTTCATGATTCTAAAAAATTATTCTGAAAGATACTAAAATCACATAGTAGAATTTAAAATACCAACCAGTTTTTAAATCTACTATTCGCTACATGGTTCATCCAATAAAAAACCACCTCATAAAGGTGGTTTCTATTTCAATTATACTATTACAAAGGAATGTTTCCGTGTTTTCTATTAGGCACTACACTTTCCTTATTTTCAAGCATACTAAATGCTTTTATTAATTTTCTGCGAGTATCTTTAGGCAAAATAACCTCATCCACAAAACCACGTTGTGCAGCAGTATATGGATTAGCAAATAAATCCGCATATTCCGCTTCTTTTTCTAAAAGTTTGGCTTCGTGATCATCAGCTTCACTAATCTCTTTTTTAAAGATAATTTCAGAAGCTCCTTTTGCACCCATAACCGCAATTTCTGCCGTTGGCCAAGCAAAATTCATATCAGCACCAATGTGTTTTGAATTCATTACATCATAGGCTCCACCATAGGCTTTCCGTGTAATAACGGTAACTCTTGGCACCGTAGCTTCACTTAATGCGTATAATAATTTAGCTCCATGAACAATAATTCCATTCCACTCTTGATCTGTTCCTGGCAAGAAACCTGGCACATCAACTAAAACCAATAAAGGAATATTAAAACAATCACAAAAACGAGTGAATCGTGCGGCTTTTATAGAACTATTTACATCTAATACACCCGCCAGAAACATCGGTTGGTTAGCCACAATTCCGATACTTCGCCCTCCTAATCTGGCAAAACCTACTAGAATATTTTCGGCATAATTTTTATGAATTTCAAAAAAGGAATCTTCGTCAATTATACCTCCGATAACACCATGCATATCATAAGGTTTATTTGGATTATCTGGAATTATTGTATCTAATTGTTCCCGAAGCTCATCCCCTAACTCATACGGTAAATTATGCGGTGTTTCTTTATTATTTTGTGGCAAATAACTCAATAACTTTTTAAGGTCTTCTAAACAAACTACATCATTTGCAGAAGTACAATGTGCTACTCCCGATTTAGTTGAATGTGTGCTTGCCCCGCCTAATTCTTCGGAAGTTACCGTTTCATTTGTTACAGTTTTCACAACATTTGGACCTGTTACAAACATATAACTGGTATCTTCTACCATCATCGTGAAATCAGTCATAGCCGGTGAATAAACAGCTCCTCCTGCGCATGGCCCCATAATGGCAGAGATTTGAGGAATAACTCCTGATGCTTGGACATTTCTGAAAAAGATGTCTGCATAACCCCCTAGAGAACGAACTCCTTCTTGTATACGGGCTCCTCCTGAATCATTAAGTCCAATCATAGGCGCTCCCATTTTGACCGCCATATCCATGATTTTGCAAATTTTTTCAGCATGTGTTTCAGATAAAGAACCTCCAAAAACAGTAAAATCCTGGGCAAAAACATAAACTAATCTTCCGTTTATTGTTCCATAGCCAGTAATAACTCCATCTCCATAATACAGTTCCTTTTCCATTCCAAAATCAGAGGTCCGATGCGTTACTAACATTCCAATTTCTTCAAAAGAGCCTTCATCCATCAAGTAATTGATACGCTCTCTTGCAGTAAGTTTTTTATTTGCGTGTTGTTTTTCAATACGCTTCTTACCTCCGCTCAAATGAGCTTGAGCAATTTTATCGTTTAATATTTTTATTTTAGATTCCATACTTTATTGAATTGGTAAGCGTACGATTTTTTGGTCTTCAAAATATTGTTTTAACGCTACTAGAGCAGCGATTTCAGCTTCTTTTGCGTTTTGGTTTTTCAACATCTCAGCATTATAATATTTCTTAACGAAATGGGTATCAAATTTTCCAGATCGAAATGCTTCGTGTTCAAAAACAAATTTCCCAAAAGGCAAAGTAGTATGAACTCCTTCTACCTGATAGCCTTCGATAGCTTTTAACATAATTTGAATGGCTTCTTCACGAGTTTCAGCGTAAGTAATTAGTTTTGCCAACATTGGATCATAATAAATTGGAATATCCATGCCTTGCTCAAAACCGTTATCAACGCGAACACCTTTCCCTTCGGGCAATTGATACACGTCTAAATGTCCCACACTTGGCAAAAAATCATTCAATGGATCTTCCGCATAAACACGTAATTCCATTGCATGTCCTTTGATTTGTATGTCTTCTTGTTTTATTGCTAAAACTTCTCCTCTTGCCACTTTAATTTGCATTTCAACTAAATCCGTTCCCGAAATTAATTCTGTAACAGGATGCTCTACTTGCAAACGGGTATTCATTTCAAGAAAGTAAAAATTATTGTTTTCATCCAATAAAAACTCTACTGTTCCGGCTCCTAAATAATCACAGGATTTTGCCACTAAAACAGCAGCTTCTCCCATTTTTTTTCTCAATTCAGGTGTTAAAACAGAGGAAGGTGCTTCTTCAATTACTTTTTGATGACGACGCTGAATACTACATTCTCTTTCAAATAAATACAAAACATTACCATGACTATCAGCCATAACTTGAATTTCGATATGCCTTGGAGATCCTACATATTTTTCGATAAAAACAGATCCATCGCCAAAAGCCGAAATTGCTTCACTTATAGCGCGATCCATTTGTGCAACAAAATCAACTTCTGTTTCTACTACACGCATTCCTTTTCCGCCACCACCAGCTGAGGCTTTAATCAGAATAGGGAAACCTATTTGAGTCGCAACTACTTTTGCTTTTTCAACATCAGTAATGGCCTCATCATAACCTGGAACCATGGGGATATTGTATTTTTTAACTGCATCTTTAGCTGCAAGTTTACTTCCCATAATTCTTATAGCCTTAGACTTAGGGCCTATAAATATGATGTTGTTTTTTTCGGCTTCTTCTGCAAAATCAGCGTTTTCACTCAAAAAACCATAACCCGGATGAATCGCATCGACGTTTAAGGATTTAGCAACTTCAATAATTTTGCTACCCAATAAATACGATTGACTAGAAGGTGCTTCGCCAATACAAACCGCTTCATCAGCAAATTTTACATGAGGAGCATTTCTATCGGCAGTAGAATATACCGCTACTGTTTTAATCCCCATTTTTTGAGCAGTTTTCATTACTCTAATGGCAATTTCACCTCTATTTGCAACTAATATTTTTTTCATATTTAATAAAACTAAAAGAATAAAGACCGCTTCGCTGCAAGCGCAAAGAAATATAAATTCTTGGTTCTTTTATTTTGTATCTTTTATCTCTACTCGAATTCAATTAACAACTGTCCTTTATCTACTGCATCTCCCATACTAACTGATATCGATTTTATAACTCCATCACGTGGAGAAAGAAAACTATTCTCCATTTTCATAGCTCCCAAAATGATTAAGTTATCATTCTCTTTTACAGATTGCCCTACTACTACACTAATTTCAAGAATTAAGCCTGGCATAGGTGCTTTTATAGCATTTACTTGTTTACTTCCTGCGGTTTCAAAACCCATTTCTTTGATAAGAATATCTAATGGATTTGAAATAACAACGGTATAGGTGTTGCTATTTACCTTAACAGTATAGCTTTTTTGGTGGAAGTTATTGCTGATAATTTCAGCTTTATAAGGAGTGTTTTCGTGCAGAATATGGAATTTATTTTTCTCCACACTCACTGCATCTAATTGCGAAATACTTTTCTTTTCTAAGTCAAAATGAAAAGTGTCGTTTACGTTTACTTTATAGCCAATACTCATTTGTATCTATTTTATGGCAGTAAAAATAACCAAAGAAAACGTTTTCGTAGAACAAAAACCGAAGATTTATGCTAAATTGATATAGTTATTTGAAAATATTTTTCACAATACAAGTAAACCAAATTGGCTTAAGGTATTAATTGGCTTTGAGTACCAAAATAATTCAAAGTCCACTAAATGAGATTCAAAATCCAATTTAATTTCTTGAAAGCTTAGAATTTCAGCATTAGAAACGGATACTTTCTGAAGAATTTTCAAAAGCCATTCACCTTCGCTTTTACTAGTTTGAATCGTAAAACTTTCTTTTTTGTCATGAAAAGTCAAAGTCATCATTTCCCAAGAATTTCCTTTTTTGGATTTTGTGAAATATTCTACAAGTGGCTTACCGCCTAACCAAACAACTTTGGCGGTAGGTTTTGTACTAAAATTATTCTCTTCTTCTAAAGCATCAAAAATAAAATCGGGTGCAATTTTAGTCTTTGGAATTTTGAACTCAAACCAATCCTGAAGTTCATAATCAAAACAGATTCCGTGCATGAAATTGAACAAGGATTTTTTTAATCCAAAACTGAATTTTTCATGATTAACTCCAGTCGAATCGATAAAATTAATATCATTATTTGCAAAAGTACCAATGGCTTCCGTTTCTTTTAAAACTCCAAATTTTTCTGGATACATCCCAACAGGGCTGTGAGCTGTCATAGCAAATTGATGCCAAAACCCAGATTGTAAAATACCTGCTTCGAATAATTGACGTACCATTTCGAGGCTATCCACCGTTTCTTGAACGGTTTGTGTTGGATATCCATACATCAAATAAGCATGAACCATAATTCCCGCTTCGGTAAAGTTTCGGGTAACTTTAGCAACTTGCTCAACCGTAACTCCTTTATCTATCAATTTCAATAATCTATCCGAAGCTACTTCTAATCCGCCAGAAACTGCAATACATCCAGATGCTTTTAGAAGCAAACATAAATCCTTAGTAAAACTTTTTTCGAATCGAATGTTTGTCCACCAAGTAACCGCTAATTTCCTGCGAAGAATTTCGAGAGCTAGAGCGCACATCAAGGCTGGAGGAGCTGCTTCATCTACAAAATGAAACCCATTCTCTCCTGTTTGCGCAATCATTTCCTCCATTCGATCACACAATAAACTGGCCGCAATTGGCTCATAAACTTTAATATAATCTAAAGAGATGTCACAAAATGTACATTTACCCCAATAACAACCGTGTGCCATGGTCAGTTTATTCCAACGTCCATCACTCCACATGCGGTGCATTGGATTCACAATTTCGATAACCGAAATGTATTTATCCAAAAGCAAATCTGAATAATCCGGTGTACCAACTTGCGATTGTTTGTAATCGTGTTTGAGAGAATTATTTTTATAAACTACTTTCCCATCTTCCAAAAGAAAGGTTCGTTTATATAGCTTCTCGACTGCGCTCGAAGTGACAGCATTTATTAATTCTTCAATTGGTGCTTCGCCATCATCCAAAGTGATATAATCAAAGAACTCAAAAACCCGAGCATCGGAAAGAGAACGTAATTCGGTATTTGGAAAACCACCACCCATCGAAATTTTAATGTTCGGATGATGCTTTTTTACCCATTGAGCGGAACGAAAAGCCGAATATAAATTTCCAGGAAATGGAACTGAAATTAAAAATAATGTAGGTTGAATACTTTCTATTCGTTCTTTAAGAATCGAAAGTAAAACCGTATCAATATAAGTTGGCTCTTGTTGTAAAGCTTCGTATAATTCATCAAAAGAATTGGCACTTCGCCCCAATCGTTCTGCGTAACGACTGAATCCAAAATTATCATCGACGCATTCCACAATAAAATCCGAA
Above is a window of Flavobacterium sp. 123 DNA encoding:
- a CDS encoding aminotransferase class III-fold pyridoxal phosphate-dependent enzyme — translated: MLSKEQIISDSKQYSLFTWVAQKNVNPIPIEKGEGVYLYEVGGKKIIDFSSGLMSVNIGHGDSRITDAVVEQMQKVSYVTPSCTTEIRAKLAKKLSEICPGDLNKAFFTLCGASSIENAIKLARLYTGKHKIFGRYRGFHGNSSASMTVGGDPRKQYTDAQQSTNIFHLDDPYDFYGLSDQDDETRLKWSLDSVERIIRYEGGHTIAAFIFEGESGSSGCLHYPKGYLKGIKALCEKYEILFIADEVMSGFGRTGKWFGFEHSDIIPDMICMAKGLTSSYLPLGCLMVSDKIASKFDDSPLWLGLTYNSHPVALAAALAVINIYESDNLIANTNKMGAYMEKRINEMRAKHPSIGDFRNKGLLGCLDVVKSKKPYQLMAPFNANAAEMEVMNKVGAKLRELGLYTFVRWGYIFIAPPLMINESQIDEGLAIISEALSIADEYITD
- a CDS encoding aldo/keto reductase, producing the protein MKYNRCGKSGLLLPQIALGLWHNFGSVDNFENAESIAKTAFDKGITHFDLANNYGPIPGSAESNFGKILKNNFQGNLRDEIVITTKAGYTMWDGPYGDWGSRKYLLSSLDQSLKRMSLEYVDIFYSHRPDPETPMEETMMALDYAVRSGKALYAGISNYNAEQTKEATEILKRLGTPCLIHQVKYSMFVRQPEAGLLDVLEEKGVGCIAFSPLAQGLLTDKYLKGIPQNSRASNPNGHLKTNEVSEERIHKISQLNAIAQQRNQSLAQMALSWLLKDNRITSVLIGASSVGQLNNNIDSLKNLDFSKEELIAIEKVLE
- the accC gene encoding acetyl-CoA carboxylase biotin carboxylase subunit, with the protein product MKKILVANRGEIAIRVMKTAQKMGIKTVAVYSTADRNAPHVKFADEAVCIGEAPSSQSYLLGSKIIEVAKSLNVDAIHPGYGFLSENADFAEEAEKNNIIFIGPKSKAIRIMGSKLAAKDAVKKYNIPMVPGYDEAITDVEKAKVVATQIGFPILIKASAGGGGKGMRVVETEVDFVAQMDRAISEAISAFGDGSVFIEKYVGSPRHIEIQVMADSHGNVLYLFERECSIQRRHQKVIEEAPSSVLTPELRKKMGEAAVLVAKSCDYLGAGTVEFLLDENNNFYFLEMNTRLQVEHPVTELISGTDLVEMQIKVARGEVLAIKQEDIQIKGHAMELRVYAEDPLNDFLPSVGHLDVYQLPEGKGVRVDNGFEQGMDIPIYYDPMLAKLITYAETREEAIQIMLKAIEGYQVEGVHTTLPFGKFVFEHEAFRSGKFDTHFVKKYYNAEMLKNQNAKEAEIAALVALKQYFEDQKIVRLPIQ
- a CDS encoding acetyl-CoA carboxylase biotin carboxyl carrier protein subunit, yielding MSIGYKVNVNDTFHFDLEKKSISQLDAVSVEKNKFHILHENTPYKAEIISNNFHQKSYTVKVNSNTYTVVISNPLDILIKEMGFETAGSKQVNAIKAPMPGLILEISVVVGQSVKENDNLIILGAMKMENSFLSPRDGVIKSISVSMGDAVDKGQLLIEFE
- a CDS encoding radical SAM protein, with translation MKTKLFLITPPFTQLNTPYPATAYIKGFLNTKDIESVQADLGIEVILKLFSKEGLENLFKNASLKINIEEISDNSKRIFALQDEYLKTINPVIAFLQGKNPTLALQICQEDFLPEASRFAQLEELDWAFGTMGTQDKAKHLATLYLEDISDFIVECVDDNFGFSRYAERLGRSANSFDELYEALQQEPTYIDTVLLSILKERIESIQPTLFLISVPFPGNLYSAFRSAQWVKKHHPNIKISMGGGFPNTELRSLSDARVFEFFDYITLDDGEAPIEELINAVTSSAVEKLYKRTFLLEDGKVVYKNNSLKHDYKQSQVGTPDYSDLLLDKYISVIEIVNPMHRMWSDGRWNKLTMAHGCYWGKCTFCDISLDYIKVYEPIAASLLCDRMEEMIAQTGENGFHFVDEAAPPALMCALALEILRRKLAVTWWTNIRFEKSFTKDLCLLLKASGCIAVSGGLEVASDRLLKLIDKGVTVEQVAKVTRNFTEAGIMVHAYLMYGYPTQTVQETVDSLEMVRQLFEAGILQSGFWHQFAMTAHSPVGMYPEKFGVLKETEAIGTFANNDINFIDSTGVNHEKFSFGLKKSLFNFMHGICFDYELQDWFEFKIPKTKIAPDFIFDALEEENNFSTKPTAKVVWLGGKPLVEYFTKSKKGNSWEMMTLTFHDKKESFTIQTSKSEGEWLLKILQKVSVSNAEILSFQEIKLDFESHLVDFELFWYSKPINTLSQFGLLVL
- a CDS encoding response regulator — protein: MKRVTSLNTYFKILLLIISTNLLFFLLYLSLYFYTIQEEKQFYKTTFNQYNKEVQSLFELNSQAHTARIVDVSFWDELVDFTKTKDKNWYDKFSFSQIDSYEVDYIGIYDLKGELIGESTTSNIKTSDFIPRKLLPGLYKSKLTKFYLKVPDGIVEVFGATIHPSNDPLKNKFKPSGYFFMARLLNKKFFENLGAISSSSVGFVDEQHLAKTTDNFVDVTLDLKDWENKSVSKILFQRSFNLNYRNSKDILFIIVFASIINILIYLYYTKKWVYNPLNLIKDILETGNTHAIHKLRKARGEFTNIANLFEENDNQQKQLELSKRKAEENDKLKSSFLANLSHEIRTPMNAIIGFSDLLHDADIEEKERLEYLKIIKNSGVNLVSIIEDLIEMSKIDARQILPNYKAVDIEACIHDLYDSIKVTIPKDKQIQFYVEENPENISGNILTDEVKLKQILINLITNAIKFTEKGSVSFGYTVNKMRGVLEFKVTDSGLGINENNLKIIFDRFRRLEDDYSVESSGLGLGLSITKAYVEMLGGRITVNSAIGVGSTFVFEIPLQYDLSEKKTPLISTIDVVPSNSGNQTILVAEDDNINFLLLKKILELKKYVVLRAINGQEAVDICKANSGVDLVFMDIKMPVLNGYEALKKIKEFLPNLPIIAQTAHSSLEDKEEMLQAGFTDYITKPLDKEKIFKLLEKIFT
- a CDS encoding acyl-CoA carboxylase subunit beta, encoding MESKIKILNDKIAQAHLSGGKKRIEKQHANKKLTARERINYLMDEGSFEEIGMLVTHRTSDFGMEKELYYGDGVITGYGTINGRLVYVFAQDFTVFGGSLSETHAEKICKIMDMAVKMGAPMIGLNDSGGARIQEGVRSLGGYADIFFRNVQASGVIPQISAIMGPCAGGAVYSPAMTDFTMMVEDTSYMFVTGPNVVKTVTNETVTSEELGGASTHSTKSGVAHCTSANDVVCLEDLKKLLSYLPQNNKETPHNLPYELGDELREQLDTIIPDNPNKPYDMHGVIGGIIDEDSFFEIHKNYAENILVGFARLGGRSIGIVANQPMFLAGVLDVNSSIKAARFTRFCDCFNIPLLVLVDVPGFLPGTDQEWNGIIVHGAKLLYALSEATVPRVTVITRKAYGGAYDVMNSKHIGADMNFAWPTAEIAVMGAKGASEIIFKKEISEADDHEAKLLEKEAEYADLFANPYTAAQRGFVDEVILPKDTRRKLIKAFSMLENKESVVPNRKHGNIPL